In Bacillus sp. NP247, one DNA window encodes the following:
- a CDS encoding WXG100 family type VII secretion target, which translates to MAGQIRMSPEELKSKATRYGQGANQIEDILRQLQNLQNELRGEWEGRAFEGFDQQFNQLKPKVQNFAELLQEINMQLNKTAEAVARHDEDLSRNFGLQ; encoded by the coding sequence ATGGCAGGACAAATTCGTATGTCACCAGAGGAGCTTAAATCAAAAGCGACTCGATATGGACAAGGTGCAAATCAAATTGAGGACATTTTACGTCAGTTACAAAACTTACAAAATGAATTAAGAGGAGAATGGGAAGGTCGTGCTTTCGAAGGTTTTGATCAACAGTTCAATCAATTAAAACCAAAAGTACAAAACTTCGCAGAGCTATTACAAGAAATTAATATGCAGCTTAATAAGACTGCAGAGGCTGTTGCTAGACACGACGAAGATCTTTCTCGTAATTTCGGTCTACAATAA